A genomic window from Vigna radiata var. radiata cultivar VC1973A chromosome 2, Vradiata_ver6, whole genome shotgun sequence includes:
- the LOC106755898 gene encoding uncharacterized protein LOC106755898 — protein sequence MMNRCEMVFETRRGGCKEHPHDKQSPGVCSSCLREKLSQLYSTNPVIDPLCFSPQSPASPHRSFSSCRSGGHRKPRFRRNASLMAAESGSSAQGLNLKKSKSLAFASKSRGRERDVSGRKKDGFWSKVLKLNKRDTRDSIVTSKT from the coding sequence ATGATGAATCGTTGCGAAATGGTGTTTGAAACAAGAAGAGGAGGGTGCAAGGAGCACCCACACGATAAGCAATCACCTGGTGTTTGTTCCTCTTGTTTGAGGGAAAAACTCTCGCAGTTGTACAGCACCAACCCTGTTATTGATCCTCTTTGTTTTTCTCCACAATCGCCTGCTTCTCCTCATCGATCTTTTTCTTCGTGTCGGAGTGGTGGCCACCGTAAACCACGGTTCCGGCGAAACGCTTCGCTGATGGCGGCGGAATCTGGTTCGAGCGCGCAGGgtttgaacttgaagaagagCAAGTCGCTTGCGTTTGCTTCGAAGAGTAGAGGGAGAGAGAGGGATGTGAGTGGAAGGAAGAAAGATGGGTTTTGGTCAAAGGTGCTCAAACTCAATAAAAGAGATACACGAGACTCCATTGTCACTTCTAAGACTTGA
- the LOC106756231 gene encoding adenosylhomocysteinase, whose translation MSLLVEKTTSGREYKVKDLSQADFGRLEIELAEVEMPGLISCRTEFGPSQPFKGARITGSLHMTIQTAVLIETLTALGAEVRWCSCNIFSTQDHAAAAIARDSAAVFAWKGETLQEYWWCTERALDWGPGGGPDLIIDDGGDATLLIHEGVKAEELYEKTGALPDPASTDNAEFQIVLTIIRDGLKTDPTRYRKMKERIVGVSEETTTGVKRLYQMQASGSLLFPAINVNDSVTKSKFDNLYGCRHSLPDGLMRATDVMIAGKVAVVAGYGDVGKGCAAALKQAGARVIVTEIDPICALQALMEGLQVLTLEDVVSEADIFVTTTGNKDIIMVDHMRKMKNNAIVCNIGHFDNEIDMLGLETYPGVKRITIKPQTDRWVFPETNTGIIVLAEGRLMNLGCATGHPSFVMSCSFTNQVIAQLELWKEKSTGKYKKEVYVLPKHLDEKVAALHLGKLGAKLTKLTKSQADYISVPVEGPYKPALYRY comes from the exons ATGTCTCTATTGGTCGAGAAAACCACTAGCGGCCGCGAGTACAAGGTCAAGGACCTTTCCCAGGCGGACTTCGGCCGCCTGGAGATCGAGCTCGCCGAGGTGGAGATGCCGGGCCTCATATCCTGCCGAACTGAGTTTGGCCCATCACAGCCCTTCAAGGGTGCCCGCATCACCGGCTCCCTCCACATGACCATCCAGACCGCTGTGCTCATTGAGACCCTCACTGCCCTCGGCGCCGAGGTTCGCTGGTGCTCCTGCAACATCTTCTCCACGCAGGACCACGCCGCCGCTGCCATCGCCCGCGACAGCGCTGCCGTGTTCGCCTGGAAGGGAGAGACCCTCCAGGAGTACTGGTGGTGCACTGAGCGCGCCCTTGACTGGGGCCCCGGCGGCGGTCCTGACCTCATCATCGACGACGGTGGTGACGCCACCCTCCTCATCCACGAGGGTGTCAAGGCCGAGGAGCTCTATGAGAAAACTGGTGCCCTCCCCGACCCCGCTTCCACTGACAACGCTGAGTTCCAGATCGTGCTTACCATCATCAGAGATGGGTTGAAGACCGACCCCACCAGGTACCGCAAGATGAAGGAGCGTATTGTTGGAGTTTCTGAGGAGACTACCACTGGTGTGAAGAGGCTGTATCAGATGCAGGCTAGTGGGAGTCTTCTGTTCCCTGCTATTAATGTCAATGACTCTGTCACCAAGAGCAAG TTTGACAACTTGTATGGGTGCCGTCATTCTCTGCCCGATGGTTTGATGAGGGCTACTGATGTTATGATTGCGGGGAAGGTGGCTGTCGTGGCTGGATATGGTGATGTTGGCAAGGGTTGTGCTGCTGCGTTGAAGCAGGCTGGTGCTCGTGTCATTGTGACTGAGATTGATCCCATCTGTGCCCTCCAGGCTCTCATGGAAGGCCTTCAGGTTTTGACCTTGGAGGATGTTGTATCTGAGGCTGATATCTTTGTTACCACCACAGGTAACAAGGACATCATCATGGTTGACCACATGAGGAAAATGAAGAACAATGCCATTGTTTGCAACATTGGTCACTTTGACAATGAGATCGACATGCTGGGGCTGGAGACCTACCCAGGTGTGAAGCGCATCACAATCAAGCCCCAGACTGACAGGTGGGTGTTCCCTGAGACCAACACCGGCATCATTGTCTTGGCCGAGGGTCGTTTGATGAACTTGGGATGTGCTACAGGACACCCCAGTTTTGTGATGTCTTGCTCCTTCACCAACCAGGTCATTGCCCAGCTTGAGTTGTGGAAGGAGAAGAGCACTGGCAAGTATAAGAAGGAGGTTTATGTTTTGCCCAAGCACCTTGATGAGAAGGTGGCTGCACTTCACCTTGGCAAACTTGGAGCTAAGCTCACCAAGCTTACCAAGTCTCAGGCTGATTACATCAGTGTGCCTGTTGAGGGTCCATACAAGCCTGCTCTCTACAGGTACTAA